In Natator depressus isolate rNatDep1 chromosome 9, rNatDep2.hap1, whole genome shotgun sequence, a single genomic region encodes these proteins:
- the CHRNG gene encoding acetylcholine receptor subunit gamma, which yields MNQMRASVSLCVSAVLCRNQEEKLLNDLMTNYNRNLRPAQREGDIINVTLKLTLTNLISLNEREETLTTNIWIEMKWCDYRLQWDPDEYDNIQILRVPSTEVWLPDIVLENNIDGVFEITLYCNTLLDSKGCLLWMPPAIYRTSCAIFVTYFPFDWQNCSMVFQSQTYSANEINLLLTVEDGQTIEWIVIDPEAFTENGEWAIKHRPAKKIVNAERFTPDDLGYQQVVFYLIIQRKPLFYVINIIVPCVLISSVAVLVYFLPAKAGGQKCTVSINVLLAQTVFLFLIAQKVPETSDAMPLIGKYLTFLLVVTVVIVANAVIVLNISLRTPNTHSMSQKVRQICLRQLPHFLRMHMRPSDMAPRPLMARRRSSLGLMVKADEYMLWKARTELIFEKQKERAGLMKAVLEKIGKGLENGCSQDLCHSLVQAGPEIRACVDACNHIAKTLQEQNDFDNENEEWILVGRVIDRVCFLVMASLFVLGTVSIFLMAHFNQPPAVPFPGDPKRYLP from the exons TTTCAGCCGTGCTGTGCCGGAACCAGGAGGAGAAGCTGCTCAATGACCTGATGACTAACTACAACCGCAACCTGCGCCCGGCCCAGCGGGAGGGCGACATCATTAACGTCACGCTGAAGCTGACCCTCACCAACCTCATCTCCCTG AACGAGCGGGAAGAGACCCTCACCACCAACATCTGGATTGAGATG AAGTGGTGCGATTATCGGCTGCAGTGGGATCCTGACGAATACGACAACATCCAGATACTGAGGGTGCCCTCCACCGAGGTGTGGCTGCCGGACATCGTCCTGGAGAACAA catCGACGGGGTGTTTGAGATCACCCTGTACTGCAACACGCTGCTGGATTCCAAAGGCTGCCTCCTGTGGATGCCGCCCGCCATCTACCGCACCTCCTGTGCCATCTTCGTCACCTACTTCCCCTTCGACTGGCAGAACTGCTCCATGGTGTTTCA GTCCCAGACCTACAGCGCCAATGAAATTAACCTGCTGCTGACGGTGGAAGATGGGCAGACCATTGAGTGGATCGTCATCGACCCCGAAGCTTTCACAG AGAATGGGGAGTGGGCAATCAAGCACCGGCCGGCCAAGAAGATCGTGAACGCCGAGCGCTTCACCCCGGACGACTTGGGTTACCAGCAGGTCGTCTTCTACCTCATCATCCAGAGGAAACCGCTCTTCTACGTCATCAACATCATCGTGCCCTGCGTGCTCATCTCCTCCGTGGCTGTGCTGGTGTATTTCCTGCCTGCCAAAG CGGGCGGCCAGAAGTGCACGGTCTCCATAAACGTCCTCCTGGCCCAGACCGTCTTCCTCTTCCTGATCGCACAGAAGGTGCCCGAGACCTCCGATGCTATGCCTCTCATTGGCAA GTACCTGACCTTTCTCCTGGTGGTGACAGTGGTGATCGTGGCGAATGCCGTCATTGTGCTGAACATCTCGCTGAGGACCCCCAATACGCACTCCATGTCGCAGAAAGTGCGGCAG ATCTGCCTGCGGCAGCTGCCCCACTTCCTGCGGATGCACATGCGCCCCAGCGACATGGCCCCCCGCCCGCTGATGGCCCGGCGCCGCAGCTCCCTGGGGCTGATGGTGAAGGCTGACGAGTACATGCTGTGGAAGGCCCGGACCGAGCTGATCTTTGAGAAGCAGAAGGAGAGGGCCGGGCTGATGAAGGCCGTCCTGGAAAAGATCG GGAAAGGCCTGGAAAACGGGTGCTCCCAGGATCTCTGTCACAGCTTGGTGCAGGCTGGTCCCGAGATCCGGGCCTGTGTGGACGCCTGCAACCACATTGCCAAGACGCTGCAGGAGCAGAATGACTTCGACAAC GAGAACGAGGAGTGGATCCTGGTGGGGAGAGTCATCGACCGCGTCTGCTTCTTGGTCATGGCCTCGCTCTTCGTCCTGGGGACGGTCAGCATCTTCCTGATGGCCCATTTCAACCAGCCGCCAGCAGTGCCCTTTCCCGGGGACCCCAAGCGCTACCTGCCGTAG